One segment of Cynocephalus volans isolate mCynVol1 chromosome 8, mCynVol1.pri, whole genome shotgun sequence DNA contains the following:
- the LOC134384335 gene encoding LOW QUALITY PROTEIN: myeloid cell nuclear differentiation antigen-like (The sequence of the model RefSeq protein was modified relative to this genomic sequence to represent the inferred CDS: inserted 1 base in 1 codon; deleted 1 base in 1 codon; substituted 1 base at 1 genomic stop codon), producing the protein MVNEYKKIVLLVGLEAIDGYEFHTIKSLLAHDLKLTKKLEDEYNRMKIADLMEKKFQGAGCVEKLMELFKGIPALEDLIRKLQTEKLKGKKSKKKKKTPLKQRNQKEVRSVTPAPTTSNALTSKAAEETPGAELRKLNYIQKRKYTTEEKTGTKRKKVSQEQSPLPCPAGASVSATMCHPPPPQISSSTPSNTSLTQNTQAKCQVAIGNVLQKGPATVMVLKATEPFEYESPEGGKNTMFHATVATESQFFQVKVFNTNLKKKFTKDKVIIISDCFECKGILETNEAXSVYEAGLDQKITIPNSIIKRASETPKIDHLYKQASGTIVYGLFLLQKKQVNKKNXIYAIQDNTGNMDVVGNGKWHNIKCEKADKLQLFCFQLRTIDHKLRLMYGTHSSIKVIKTKRSKKRPNNSNLNLEIEIETPLQVN; encoded by the exons ATGGTGAATGAATACAAGAAAATCGTTCTACTGGTAGGATTAGAGGCCATCGATGGTTATGAATTTCACACAATTAAGTCTTTACTGGCCCATGATTTAAAATTGACTAAAAAATTGGAAGATGAATATAACAGAATGAAGATTGCTGACTTGATGGAAAAAAAGTTCCAAGGTGCTGGCTGTGTGGAAAAACTAATGGAATTGTTCAAAGGTATACCAGCACTTGAAGACCTCATTAGAAAGCTTCAGACTGAGAAATTAAAAGGTA aaaaatcaaagaaaaagaaaaaaactccatTGAAACAGAGAAATCAGAAGGAAGTGCGTTCTGTTACACCTGCACCCACCACAAGTAATGCTCTGACATCCAAAGCAGCAGAGGAGACTCCTGGAGCTGagctaa GAAAATTAAACTACattcagaaaaggaaatatacaaCCGAAGAAAAGACTGGGACCAAAAGGAAAAAGGTGTCCCAGGAGCAGAGTCCGCTTCCCTGTCCTGCAGGAGCCAGCGTATCTGCAACCATGTgccatcccccacctccccagatcTCATCATCAACTCCATCCAACACTTCCTTGACTCAG AACACTCAGGCCAAATGTCAGGTTGCCATAGGAAATGTTCTCCAAAAGGGTCCAGCCACAGTGATGGTACTGAAAGCAACAGAGCCATTTGAATATGAGTCCCCAGAAGGGGGCAAAAACACAATGTTTCATGCTACAGTGGCTACTGAGAGTCAA TTTTTCCAAGTGAAGGTTTTCAATACCAACTtgaaaaagaaattcacaaaAGATAAGGTCATTATAATATCTGATTGCTTTGAATGCAAAGGaatcctggagacaaatgaagcATAATCTGTGTATGAAGCTGGTCTTGATCAAAAGATTACAATCCCAAACAGCATTATCAAAAGAGCAAGTGAAACTCCCAAGATTGATCATCTTTACAAGCAAGCATCAGGAACAATAGTGTATGGGCTGTTTCTGTTACAAAAG AAACAAGTGAACAAGAAGA GTATCTATGCAATACAGGATAATACAGGAAACATGGATGTAGTGGGGAATGGAAAATGGCACAATATCAAGTGTGAGAAAGCAGATAAACTTCAGCTCTTCTGCTTTCAACTGAGAACAATTGACCACAAACTGAGACTGATGTATGGAACCCACAGTTCCATCAAG GTCATCAAAACCAAGAGAAGCAAGAAAAGACCAaacaattcaaatttaaatttggaaattgaaatagaaacccccctgCAAGTGAATTAG